A genome region from Physeter macrocephalus isolate SW-GA unplaced genomic scaffold, ASM283717v5 random_1389, whole genome shotgun sequence includes the following:
- the LOC114485394 gene encoding LOW QUALITY PROTEIN: membrane metallo-endopeptidase-like 1 (The sequence of the model RefSeq protein was modified relative to this genomic sequence to represent the inferred CDS: substituted 1 base at 1 genomic stop codon), translating into MQLCPARPRSPGWRPGAKAMSIREQIGYPDYILDEGDKHLDEEYCNLNFSEHLYFENGLQNLKAGAQRSLKKLREKVDQNLWIIGAAVVNAFYSPNRNQIVFPAGILQPPFFSKEQPQALNFGGIGMVIGHEITHGFDDNGRNFDKNGNMMDWWSNFSAQHFRKQSECMVYQYGNYSWDLAGDQNVNGFSTLGENIADNGGVRQAYKAYLKWVAEGGKDQQLPGLELTYKQLFVLSYAXVWCGSYRPEFAIQSIKTDVHSPLKYRVLGSLQNLAAFADAFHCARGSPMHPKVRCRVW; encoded by the exons ATGCAGCTCTGCCCGGCCCGACCCCGGAGCCCTGGCTGGCGGCCGGGTGCGAAG GCCATGAGCATCCGGGAGCAGATCGGGTATCCCGACTACATCCTGGACGAGGGGGACAAACACCTGGACGAGGAGTACTGCAAT CTGAACTTCTCGGAGCACCTGTACTTTGAGAACGGACTGCAGAATCTCAAGGCTGGCGCCCAGCGGAGCCTCAAGAAGCTTCGGGAGAAGGTGGACCAAAACCT CTGGATCATCGGGGCCGCCGTGGTGAATGCGTTCTACTCCCCAAACCGAAACCAGATTG TGTTTCCTGCCGGGATCCTCCAGCCCCCTTTCTTCAGCAAGGAGCAGCCACAGGCCTTGAACTTTGGAGGCATCGGGATGGTGATTGGGCACGAGATCACCCATGGCTTTGATGACAACG GCCGGAACTTCGACAAGAACGGGAACATGATGGACTGGTGGAGTAACTTCTCGGCCCAGCACTTCCGCAAGCAGTCGGAGTGCATGGTCTACCAGTATGGCAACTACTCCTGGGACCTGGCCGGCGACCAGAAT GTGAATGGCTTCAGTACCCTCGGGGAAAACATCGCAGACAATGGAGGGGTGCGGCAGGCCTACAAG GCTTACCTAAAGTGGGTGGCGGAAGGCGGCAAGGACCAGCAGCTGCCAGGACTGGAGCTGACCTACAAGCAGCTGTTCGTCCTCAGCTACGCATAG GTGTGGTGCGGGTCCTACCGGCCCGAGTTCGCCATCCAGTCCATCAAGACTGACGTCCACAGCCCCCTGAAGTACAG GGTGCTGGGCTCGCTGCAGAACCTGGCCGCCTTCGCGGACGCGTTCCACTGCGCACGGGGCTCCCCCATGCACCCGAAGGTGCGATGCCGCGTCTGGTAG